A genomic stretch from Ureibacillus composti includes:
- a CDS encoding AraC family transcriptional regulator — protein MGWVESIQKAIDYIEANLIISNLTTYDIAKVANSSVFHFQRMFSILTDHTVSDYIRRRRLTLAAQDLISTDEKIIDLALKYGYETPEAFTKAFRKQHGVSPTEARKRIGTLQSYNRLIIQINLKGAIPMNYRIVEKDAFQVVGVKRTYNCQNGENTMGIPQFWEDAHIDGTNDQLFSLNNGEIVGVLGVCIVNADQKSRGLMDYWIATAHHGEVPKNLLSTKIPASKWAIFEVHGPMPHAMQDTWKKIFSEWFPSNPYEYTGTAELEVYTNGNPSNPDYYSEIWIPIK, from the coding sequence ATGGGATGGGTAGAATCAATACAAAAAGCAATTGATTATATTGAAGCGAATTTGATAATTTCCAACCTTACTACTTACGACATTGCAAAAGTTGCAAATTCGTCTGTTTTTCATTTCCAGAGAATGTTTTCCATTTTAACAGATCATACAGTCAGTGATTATATTCGAAGAAGACGTTTAACTTTAGCTGCTCAGGATTTAATCAGTACAGATGAAAAGATTATTGACCTAGCGCTAAAATATGGATATGAGACACCAGAAGCGTTTACAAAAGCATTTCGAAAACAACATGGGGTATCACCTACGGAAGCCCGCAAACGAATTGGTACCCTCCAGTCATATAATCGCCTCATAATTCAAATTAATTTGAAGGGAGCAATACCCATGAATTACAGAATCGTTGAAAAAGATGCATTTCAGGTGGTCGGAGTTAAAAGAACGTACAATTGTCAAAATGGGGAGAATACAATGGGAATTCCACAGTTCTGGGAAGACGCCCATATAGATGGCACGAACGATCAACTATTTTCATTGAATAATGGGGAAATAGTTGGTGTATTAGGCGTGTGTATTGTGAATGCAGATCAAAAGAGCAGAGGATTAATGGACTATTGGATTGCAACTGCACATCATGGAGAGGTACCAAAAAATCTCCTCTCTACTAAAATTCCCGCTTCTAAATGGGCAATTTTCGAAGTCCATGGTCCAATGCCACATGCTATGCAAGACACTTGGAAGAAAATTTTCTCTGAATGGTTCCCTTCTAACCCTTATGAATACACTGGAACTGCAGAGCTAGAAGTCTATACAAACGGAAACCCTTCAAATCCAGACTATTATTCAGAGATTTGGATTCCGATTAAATAG